The following coding sequences lie in one Heliangelus exortis chromosome 8, bHelExo1.hap1, whole genome shotgun sequence genomic window:
- the NASP gene encoding nuclear autoantigenic sperm protein isoform X4: MEEELAAPSTSTDKTDSMDVDGESKKLLGLGQKHLVMGNIPAAVNAFQEAASLLGKKYGETADECAEAFFYYGKSLLELARMENGVLGNALEGVQVEEEGEKAEDDSALPTVDETEESEEEDKENDKAEDDKENELTVEDKSLQESEEDEIGNLELAWDMLELAKVIYKRQETKEAQLHAAQAHLKLGEVSIESENYTQAIEEFQACLALQQKYLEAHDRLLAESHYQLALAYHYNSQFDEAVLQFGKSVEVIDKRLAMLNERIKKAEGGSPEDQKEIEELRGLLPEIKEKIEDSKESQKSARVAELALKATLVGTTSGFAQSEDRGSVSTIPVRKAADGASQCVTDISHLVRKKRKPEEEAQQGDNEAKKSKPEPAVNGGGGDAAPSGNEVAEKMEEETEKRPQAESGAAVESTV; the protein is encoded by the exons ATGGAAGAGGAATTGGCAGCTCCTTCCACATCCACAGACAAGACAGACAG tatGGATGTGGATGGAGAATCTAAGAAACTATTGGGTTTAGGACAGAAACACTTGGTAATGGGAAATATTCCAGCTGCTGTTAATGCATTCCAGGAAGCTGCAAGCTTACT GGGTAAAAAATACGGTGAGACAGCGGATGAGTGtgcagaagcttttttttaCTATGGAAAATCTCTTCTGGAGTTGGCAAG AATGGAAAATGGTGTGTTGGGAAATGCCTTAGAAGGGGTGCAGgttgaagaggaaggagaaaaagctgaagatgATTCAGCATTGCCAACTGTTGATG AAACAGAAGAATCTGAAGAGGAAGATAAAGAAAATGATAAGGCTGAAGATGATAAGGAGAATGAATTGACAGTGGAAGACAAG TCTTTACAGGAAAGTGAGGAGGATGAAATTGGAAATCTGGAGCTAGCCTGGGACATGCTGGAGTTGGCAAAAGTCATCTACAAGAG acaagaaacaaaagaagctCAGCTCCATGCAGCTCAAGCTCATCTAAAGCTAGGAGAAGTTAGCATTGAATCTG AAAACTACACACAAGCTATAGAGGAGTTTCAGGcctgcctggccctgcagcaGAAGTACCTGGAGGCCCATGACCGCCTCCTGGCCGAGAGTCACTACCAGCTGGCACTGGCCTATCACTACAACAGCCAGTTTGATGAGGCAGTCCTGCAGTTTGGTAAATCTGTAGAAGTCATTGACAAGAGGTTGG CAATGCTTAATGAGCgaataaagaaagcagaaggtggGTCCCCTGAAGATCAGAAGGAAATTGAAGAACTGAGGGGACTGCTTCCTGAAATCAAAGAAAAGATAGAGGATTCCAAGGAATCTCAAAAGAGTGCAAGAGTAGCTGAGCTGGCACTGAAAGCAACTCTG gtTGGAACTACATCTGGCTTTGCACAAAGTGAAGACCGTGGTTCTGTTTCCACA ATTCCAGtaagaaaagcagctgatggTGCATCTCAGTGTGTTACAGACATCTCTCACCTAGTCAGGAAAAAG AGGAAACCAGAGGAGGAAGCTCAACAGGGAGACAATGAAGCTAAGAAATCTAAACCGGAGCCGGCTGTcaatggtggtggtggtgatgctgCTCCCAGTGGAAATGAGGTTGcagaaaaaatggaagaggag acAGAGAAAAGGCCACAAGCAGAATCAGGGGCTGCAGTTGAAAGCACAGTATGA
- the NASP gene encoding nuclear autoantigenic sperm protein isoform X2, with protein sequence MQSSAVAAPPCVDPAPASPTRMEEELAAPSTSTDKTDSMDVDGESKKLLGLGQKHLVMGNIPAAVNAFQEAASLLGKKYGETADECAEAFFYYGKSLLELARMENGVLGNALEGVQVEEEGEKAEDDSALPTVDEEAREELREQVYNAMGEKEAARKSTEETPVVSEKEIKEEDVEMKEIPEEKPTEKSVADKDLKLEEAEEKMETPAEKEVSSEEQKQLVAVEKEAVKEETAVEEKVVEKEQMIVPEDKVAEAAEEKERKTVSDKEAKTVVEEAEAGAASAEEKGEVGEQTADATKKEPAVEKGEAVEGQVESAVEEKAVAQVTAEAQAAVSVDHKEAAEGEADVAEQKKVEEKQEPVETATDEKSDESKETESSKEPVPTEGKEPSNDTEEKAAEVAAKVEKEEKKDDLMEEGEGAKVEKEEKDDLMEEGEETEESEEEDKENDKAEDDKENELTVEDKSLQESEEDEIGNLELAWDMLELAKVIYKRQETKEAQLHAAQAHLKLGEVSIESENYTQAIEEFQACLALQQKYLEAHDRLLAESHYQLALAYHYNSQFDEAVLQFGKSVEVIDKRLAMLNERIKKAEGGSPEDQKEIEELRGLLPEIKEKIEDSKESQKSARVAELALKATLVGTTSGFAQSEDRGSVSTIPVRKAADGASQCVTDISHLVRKKTEKRPQAESGAAVESTV encoded by the exons ATGCAATCTTCGGCCGTCGCCGCTCCCCCTTGCGTTGATCCCGCGCCGGCCTCCCCGACCAG GATGGAAGAGGAATTGGCAGCTCCTTCCACATCCACAGACAAGACAGACAG tatGGATGTGGATGGAGAATCTAAGAAACTATTGGGTTTAGGACAGAAACACTTGGTAATGGGAAATATTCCAGCTGCTGTTAATGCATTCCAGGAAGCTGCAAGCTTACT GGGTAAAAAATACGGTGAGACAGCGGATGAGTGtgcagaagcttttttttaCTATGGAAAATCTCTTCTGGAGTTGGCAAG AATGGAAAATGGTGTGTTGGGAAATGCCTTAGAAGGGGTGCAGgttgaagaggaaggagaaaaagctgaagatgATTCAGCATTGCCAACTGTTGATG AAGAAGCAAGGGAGGAGTTGAGAGAACAGGTATATAACGCCatgggggaaaaagaagcagcCAGAAAGTCTACAGAAGAGACTCCAGTAGTATCTGAGAAGGAAATCAAAGAGGAAGATGTTGAAATGAAAGAGATCCcagaagaaaaaccaacagaaaaatcagttgCTGACAAGGacttaaaacttgaagaggctgaagagaagatggagactcctgcagaaaaagaagtaagttcagaagagcagaagcagctggtAGCTGTggaaaaggaggctgtgaaAGAGGAAACAGCTGTGGAAGAGAAGGTAGTAGAAAAAGAGCAGATGATTGTGCCCGAAGACAAAgtagcagaggcagcagaggagaaggagagaaaaacagtgTCGGACAAGGAGGCAAAAACAGTTGTGGAAGAGGCTGAAGCTGGAGCAGcatctgcagaagagaagggagaggtgggagagCAGACAGCAGACGcaacaaaaaaagagccagCTGTGGAAAAAGGAGAGGCTGTAGAGGGGCAGGTGGAGTCAGCTGTGGAAGAGAAGGCAGTAGCACAAGTGAcagcagaagcacaggcagCAGTTTCTGTGGACCAcaaagaagctgcagaagggGAAGCAGATGTAGCTGAACAGAAGAAGGTGGAGGAGAAACAAGAGCCAGTAGAGACAGCTACAGATGAGAAATCAGATGAATCTAAAGAGACAGAGTCCTCAAAAGAACCTGTGCCCACAGAGGGCAAAGAGCCATCTAATGacacagaagaaaaggctgCTGAAGTAGCTGCTAAGgtagagaaagaggaaaagaaagatgacCTGATGGAAGAGGGTGAAGGTGCTAAGgtagaaaaagaagagaaagatgaCCTgatggaggagggagaag AAACAGAAGAATCTGAAGAGGAAGATAAAGAAAATGATAAGGCTGAAGATGATAAGGAGAATGAATTGACAGTGGAAGACAAG TCTTTACAGGAAAGTGAGGAGGATGAAATTGGAAATCTGGAGCTAGCCTGGGACATGCTGGAGTTGGCAAAAGTCATCTACAAGAG acaagaaacaaaagaagctCAGCTCCATGCAGCTCAAGCTCATCTAAAGCTAGGAGAAGTTAGCATTGAATCTG AAAACTACACACAAGCTATAGAGGAGTTTCAGGcctgcctggccctgcagcaGAAGTACCTGGAGGCCCATGACCGCCTCCTGGCCGAGAGTCACTACCAGCTGGCACTGGCCTATCACTACAACAGCCAGTTTGATGAGGCAGTCCTGCAGTTTGGTAAATCTGTAGAAGTCATTGACAAGAGGTTGG CAATGCTTAATGAGCgaataaagaaagcagaaggtggGTCCCCTGAAGATCAGAAGGAAATTGAAGAACTGAGGGGACTGCTTCCTGAAATCAAAGAAAAGATAGAGGATTCCAAGGAATCTCAAAAGAGTGCAAGAGTAGCTGAGCTGGCACTGAAAGCAACTCTG gtTGGAACTACATCTGGCTTTGCACAAAGTGAAGACCGTGGTTCTGTTTCCACA ATTCCAGtaagaaaagcagctgatggTGCATCTCAGTGTGTTACAGACATCTCTCACCTAGTCAGGAAAAAG acAGAGAAAAGGCCACAAGCAGAATCAGGGGCTGCAGTTGAAAGCACAGTATGA
- the NASP gene encoding nuclear autoantigenic sperm protein isoform X1 has protein sequence MQSSAVAAPPCVDPAPASPTRMEEELAAPSTSTDKTDSMDVDGESKKLLGLGQKHLVMGNIPAAVNAFQEAASLLGKKYGETADECAEAFFYYGKSLLELARMENGVLGNALEGVQVEEEGEKAEDDSALPTVDEEAREELREQVYNAMGEKEAARKSTEETPVVSEKEIKEEDVEMKEIPEEKPTEKSVADKDLKLEEAEEKMETPAEKEVSSEEQKQLVAVEKEAVKEETAVEEKVVEKEQMIVPEDKVAEAAEEKERKTVSDKEAKTVVEEAEAGAASAEEKGEVGEQTADATKKEPAVEKGEAVEGQVESAVEEKAVAQVTAEAQAAVSVDHKEAAEGEADVAEQKKVEEKQEPVETATDEKSDESKETESSKEPVPTEGKEPSNDTEEKAAEVAAKVEKEEKKDDLMEEGEGAKVEKEEKDDLMEEGEETEESEEEDKENDKAEDDKENELTVEDKSLQESEEDEIGNLELAWDMLELAKVIYKRQETKEAQLHAAQAHLKLGEVSIESENYTQAIEEFQACLALQQKYLEAHDRLLAESHYQLALAYHYNSQFDEAVLQFGKSVEVIDKRLAMLNERIKKAEGGSPEDQKEIEELRGLLPEIKEKIEDSKESQKSARVAELALKATLVGTTSGFAQSEDRGSVSTIPVRKAADGASQCVTDISHLVRKKRKPEEEAQQGDNEAKKSKPEPAVNGGGGDAAPSGNEVAEKMEEETEKRPQAESGAAVESTV, from the exons ATGCAATCTTCGGCCGTCGCCGCTCCCCCTTGCGTTGATCCCGCGCCGGCCTCCCCGACCAG GATGGAAGAGGAATTGGCAGCTCCTTCCACATCCACAGACAAGACAGACAG tatGGATGTGGATGGAGAATCTAAGAAACTATTGGGTTTAGGACAGAAACACTTGGTAATGGGAAATATTCCAGCTGCTGTTAATGCATTCCAGGAAGCTGCAAGCTTACT GGGTAAAAAATACGGTGAGACAGCGGATGAGTGtgcagaagcttttttttaCTATGGAAAATCTCTTCTGGAGTTGGCAAG AATGGAAAATGGTGTGTTGGGAAATGCCTTAGAAGGGGTGCAGgttgaagaggaaggagaaaaagctgaagatgATTCAGCATTGCCAACTGTTGATG AAGAAGCAAGGGAGGAGTTGAGAGAACAGGTATATAACGCCatgggggaaaaagaagcagcCAGAAAGTCTACAGAAGAGACTCCAGTAGTATCTGAGAAGGAAATCAAAGAGGAAGATGTTGAAATGAAAGAGATCCcagaagaaaaaccaacagaaaaatcagttgCTGACAAGGacttaaaacttgaagaggctgaagagaagatggagactcctgcagaaaaagaagtaagttcagaagagcagaagcagctggtAGCTGTggaaaaggaggctgtgaaAGAGGAAACAGCTGTGGAAGAGAAGGTAGTAGAAAAAGAGCAGATGATTGTGCCCGAAGACAAAgtagcagaggcagcagaggagaaggagagaaaaacagtgTCGGACAAGGAGGCAAAAACAGTTGTGGAAGAGGCTGAAGCTGGAGCAGcatctgcagaagagaagggagaggtgggagagCAGACAGCAGACGcaacaaaaaaagagccagCTGTGGAAAAAGGAGAGGCTGTAGAGGGGCAGGTGGAGTCAGCTGTGGAAGAGAAGGCAGTAGCACAAGTGAcagcagaagcacaggcagCAGTTTCTGTGGACCAcaaagaagctgcagaagggGAAGCAGATGTAGCTGAACAGAAGAAGGTGGAGGAGAAACAAGAGCCAGTAGAGACAGCTACAGATGAGAAATCAGATGAATCTAAAGAGACAGAGTCCTCAAAAGAACCTGTGCCCACAGAGGGCAAAGAGCCATCTAATGacacagaagaaaaggctgCTGAAGTAGCTGCTAAGgtagagaaagaggaaaagaaagatgacCTGATGGAAGAGGGTGAAGGTGCTAAGgtagaaaaagaagagaaagatgaCCTgatggaggagggagaag AAACAGAAGAATCTGAAGAGGAAGATAAAGAAAATGATAAGGCTGAAGATGATAAGGAGAATGAATTGACAGTGGAAGACAAG TCTTTACAGGAAAGTGAGGAGGATGAAATTGGAAATCTGGAGCTAGCCTGGGACATGCTGGAGTTGGCAAAAGTCATCTACAAGAG acaagaaacaaaagaagctCAGCTCCATGCAGCTCAAGCTCATCTAAAGCTAGGAGAAGTTAGCATTGAATCTG AAAACTACACACAAGCTATAGAGGAGTTTCAGGcctgcctggccctgcagcaGAAGTACCTGGAGGCCCATGACCGCCTCCTGGCCGAGAGTCACTACCAGCTGGCACTGGCCTATCACTACAACAGCCAGTTTGATGAGGCAGTCCTGCAGTTTGGTAAATCTGTAGAAGTCATTGACAAGAGGTTGG CAATGCTTAATGAGCgaataaagaaagcagaaggtggGTCCCCTGAAGATCAGAAGGAAATTGAAGAACTGAGGGGACTGCTTCCTGAAATCAAAGAAAAGATAGAGGATTCCAAGGAATCTCAAAAGAGTGCAAGAGTAGCTGAGCTGGCACTGAAAGCAACTCTG gtTGGAACTACATCTGGCTTTGCACAAAGTGAAGACCGTGGTTCTGTTTCCACA ATTCCAGtaagaaaagcagctgatggTGCATCTCAGTGTGTTACAGACATCTCTCACCTAGTCAGGAAAAAG AGGAAACCAGAGGAGGAAGCTCAACAGGGAGACAATGAAGCTAAGAAATCTAAACCGGAGCCGGCTGTcaatggtggtggtggtgatgctgCTCCCAGTGGAAATGAGGTTGcagaaaaaatggaagaggag acAGAGAAAAGGCCACAAGCAGAATCAGGGGCTGCAGTTGAAAGCACAGTATGA
- the NASP gene encoding nuclear autoantigenic sperm protein isoform X3 translates to MQSSAVAAPPCVDPAPASPTRMEEELAAPSTSTDKTDSMDVDGESKKLLGLGQKHLVMGNIPAAVNAFQEAASLLGKKYGETADECAEAFFYYGKSLLELARMENGVLGNALEGVQVEEEGEKAEDDSALPTVDETEESEEEDKENDKAEDDKENELTVEDKSLQESEEDEIGNLELAWDMLELAKVIYKRQETKEAQLHAAQAHLKLGEVSIESENYTQAIEEFQACLALQQKYLEAHDRLLAESHYQLALAYHYNSQFDEAVLQFGKSVEVIDKRLAMLNERIKKAEGGSPEDQKEIEELRGLLPEIKEKIEDSKESQKSARVAELALKATLVGTTSGFAQSEDRGSVSTIPVRKAADGASQCVTDISHLVRKKRKPEEEAQQGDNEAKKSKPEPAVNGGGGDAAPSGNEVAEKMEEETEKRPQAESGAAVESTV, encoded by the exons ATGCAATCTTCGGCCGTCGCCGCTCCCCCTTGCGTTGATCCCGCGCCGGCCTCCCCGACCAG GATGGAAGAGGAATTGGCAGCTCCTTCCACATCCACAGACAAGACAGACAG tatGGATGTGGATGGAGAATCTAAGAAACTATTGGGTTTAGGACAGAAACACTTGGTAATGGGAAATATTCCAGCTGCTGTTAATGCATTCCAGGAAGCTGCAAGCTTACT GGGTAAAAAATACGGTGAGACAGCGGATGAGTGtgcagaagcttttttttaCTATGGAAAATCTCTTCTGGAGTTGGCAAG AATGGAAAATGGTGTGTTGGGAAATGCCTTAGAAGGGGTGCAGgttgaagaggaaggagaaaaagctgaagatgATTCAGCATTGCCAACTGTTGATG AAACAGAAGAATCTGAAGAGGAAGATAAAGAAAATGATAAGGCTGAAGATGATAAGGAGAATGAATTGACAGTGGAAGACAAG TCTTTACAGGAAAGTGAGGAGGATGAAATTGGAAATCTGGAGCTAGCCTGGGACATGCTGGAGTTGGCAAAAGTCATCTACAAGAG acaagaaacaaaagaagctCAGCTCCATGCAGCTCAAGCTCATCTAAAGCTAGGAGAAGTTAGCATTGAATCTG AAAACTACACACAAGCTATAGAGGAGTTTCAGGcctgcctggccctgcagcaGAAGTACCTGGAGGCCCATGACCGCCTCCTGGCCGAGAGTCACTACCAGCTGGCACTGGCCTATCACTACAACAGCCAGTTTGATGAGGCAGTCCTGCAGTTTGGTAAATCTGTAGAAGTCATTGACAAGAGGTTGG CAATGCTTAATGAGCgaataaagaaagcagaaggtggGTCCCCTGAAGATCAGAAGGAAATTGAAGAACTGAGGGGACTGCTTCCTGAAATCAAAGAAAAGATAGAGGATTCCAAGGAATCTCAAAAGAGTGCAAGAGTAGCTGAGCTGGCACTGAAAGCAACTCTG gtTGGAACTACATCTGGCTTTGCACAAAGTGAAGACCGTGGTTCTGTTTCCACA ATTCCAGtaagaaaagcagctgatggTGCATCTCAGTGTGTTACAGACATCTCTCACCTAGTCAGGAAAAAG AGGAAACCAGAGGAGGAAGCTCAACAGGGAGACAATGAAGCTAAGAAATCTAAACCGGAGCCGGCTGTcaatggtggtggtggtgatgctgCTCCCAGTGGAAATGAGGTTGcagaaaaaatggaagaggag acAGAGAAAAGGCCACAAGCAGAATCAGGGGCTGCAGTTGAAAGCACAGTATGA